Part of the Triticum urartu cultivar G1812 chromosome 2, Tu2.1, whole genome shotgun sequence genome, ATTAATCAAGCTCTTATATAATTTAGATGGGCCACGGACGGGAGACTAGTTGCGAGTACTGATCGCTCCATTCAGCATACAGTCATTCCTGTAGTACCGCCCTACTCTAGTACTCCCACTTGTATGCCTGGTTTGCTTTCATTGATTCACAATTTTAAGAGCACGTACAATGCAGGCGTTTAAGGGGCCGTTCGGTTTTCCTCCGCTCCACGCCTCCGCTCTAGGAGCGGACGAGTTGTGGTTGATAATCTGGAAACGGGCGAAACGATGCTGTCTAGATCCATGGATATTGACGAGCGGGTGGACTGTCGAACGGGCCCTATGTCTGGGCTCCAGGGATTAAATCCCAGTTGTTTTCGTAGCTTTTTAGTGGACCATAGTTTATTTTCTGGCGCCCAGGAGTCAGGACGCTTAAAAAACCTGCACAAAATATTGCCTCTGGGAACATAAGCGCTCATGCGTTGGAGATCCTCTATTAAGCCACGTTCATACTCAAACACGGATTTTCTTTTTGAAAGACCCTGCATTGCTGGCATTTCTTTGGCTTAGCAGAGAGAGGTTACAAAAGAGAGATCAAAAAATCAAGGTCTGGGTAAGCTAGAGAATGAGCACACAGGCTTCACTCCACTACCTCAGCAAAAATATTACTCCCTTCGtctgaaaatacttgtcattaaaataggtaaaaaaagatgtatctaaaactaaaataaatctagatatattcctttttattctttttaatgataagtattttcggacggaggtaGTACATGGTTTCACTCACATAATGTCCCTGAAAGGGATCTCTATGCCGCGGGCGCCGGCGAGCCTCCATTGTTCCATGTCCGTCCTGCAGGCCGCGAGAACGTCGATGGTCCTTTCCTTTGCAAATCCGCATCGAAGTTGGGCGCAAATTAAATCGATCACTTAATTAAATCTTTGACCCTGTGTTTTGCTGTGTCAATGCTGCGGTGCAAGCACCATTAATTCAGACAGATGGAATTGTATGGCAGTTAGATAGGACCAATTAATTAATGGGAAGGTGGGAACACGTGGTGACCAGCTTCGGTCTGGCATCTTGAAACCTAAAAACCAATTAAGTGCAACATACCCATTCTGGCCTGTTTGGATACTTTAACACAGTTAGAGTTAGAATTATTTTTTAACCCACTCTAACGCAAATAAGCACATCTCCCGCACAAATGGATGTGTCCATTTTTTGATTGATCGAGATGCGTAGACAAGCATTCATCACTCGCTAGCAGAGCACAATAACAAATAAAAAAGTATCTCGTGTTCATTCAATATAAGCCATTTTACCTTTTACAGTCTACAATCCATTTCGTTGCCTACTATATACATATACCCTCAGTGGAAATAAGAACCACATGTCCAAATAAATAATAATCTGAATCGaagcaaaagaaaagaaagataAATTAAAAGAATAAATGTATCATAAATATTGGGATTTGTGTTGCCCCTAAAGCTTTCGGCACCGATAGGTCTGTCCACTTAATCCATGATACTGCTCGTAGTCTTTTTGATGAGGTCCCAAGCACTTCTCACATGCCTCTCCTCCTGCAGCGACGACCCAACGGCGAACCGTAACACGAACTTGTCACCGACCACCGTGTGTGCAAGATAAGCCTTGCCAGTTTTGTTCAGATTTTCCATTAGCACGCGGTTGGCCTCGTCAGCATCCTTCTCCGTCATGGCTCCACTTGCCTTGATCCGAAAGCAAACAAGAGCAAAGTTCCTCGGTACGACCACTTCAAACCTGTCATCGGCACGGACGAAATCTTCAAACATCTTGGCCATGGCAACATCACTACGGATGTGCTCTTGGAGCTTTGCGGTACCATAGGTACGCATGACCATCCAAAGCTTGAGCCCGCGGAAGCGCCGGCCAACGCCGACCTGCATGTCTTTAAGATCGGTGACCTCGCCGGACTCGGTAGCATCATTCTTGAGATACTCCGGGTTGGTCTCCAATGAGTCACTCAGTCGGTGAGCATCACGGACATAGAGACATGTGCAATCAAGGCATGTGAGAAGCCATTTGTGTGGGCTCATGCTAATGGAGTCCACGCGCTCGACGCCGTCGAGATGGTGGCGAAACTCAGGGCAGATACATGCACTGCCAGCGTAGGCAGCATCGACGTGGACCCATGCACTGAACATGGCGGCAACATCGGCGACGTCGCCCACCGGGTCAACGGCATTGGAAGACGTGGTGCCCACGGTAGTGCAGACATATGTTGGCACAAGACCAGCGTCGGCATCAGCTTGCATGACCTCGAGAAGCTTTGTCGGGTCTAGCCCATAATTGGTTTCTGGCCCGGTAGGGATGGAGCGGATGTTGGCGGGGTCAAATCCCGCGAGGCGACAAGCCTTGAAGAACGTGGAGTGGGTTTGGTCGGCAGCATACACAGCCAAGCGTGGAACGCCAGACACGCCGACAGAGCCGCTTCGACGCAGCACTGCATCACGGGCGGCGACTAGCGTGACGAGCATGGCCTCGCTTGTTGTGCCAAGGATAACCCCACCGCCGGTGCCACGACCAGTGCTGGTGCGGTTCATGAAGGTTGTGGGCAGACGCAGGAGCTGCGCAAGCCAGTCGAGAGCGAGAACCTCCATCTCAGTGGCGGCAGGTGAGGCCTGCCACGTGAATCCGACGGTGTTCATGGCTGAGGCAATGAGGTCGCCGGCAATCGCAGCTGCGCTGTTGGTGGAGGGGAAGAAGGCGAAGAAGTTGGGGCTAGCCCAGTGCGTCATGCCGGGGACAACAGAGGTCCTGAGCTCCTTCATGGTGACGTCGAATGGCGCAGAGTAAGTTGGCGGGGACGCGCTGAGCTCGTCTTGCAGGTACCCCGGCTTCACGTTAGGGAGTACGGGCATGGACTCGATGTTGGTGTAGTAGTCGGAGATGAAGTCGACGGCCTTGTGGAGGTATGCACGGACATCTTCGGGGTTGAGCGGCTCGAACGCCGCCTTGTCGTCGGGGATGGCGGAGAAGGACATGGGGTTGGTGCCCAAGCTGCCCATTCCTTTTAGGTAGGTAATTTAAACCTTGATTATGAGCAAAGAAGGTTGGGAGGCGGAGAGAAGGATTGGCTTAATGAAGTTGAGCTAGGTAGCTTTGCTGCCGGAGAGCAAGAAGAAGAGGCGGAGGAGCTAGTAATTAGCTGGCTTGCTTTGCTGCTTGGTGAATGGAGTTAGTAGTTGGTGCTGGGTATATATAGGTGGATCCGGGAAGCGGCGTGGCGGGGTGGGCGTTGGATGGGTCCTGGTCGCGCGGGCCTACGTATGCTGCTAGGAAGGTTGGTGGTTGGTAGAGATCCGAGCACAAGCGCGCGCGACATGAATCTGATGGTCAACTCGTCTGTTCGGTCCGGATACGTCCGAATAGACCCGTTATGATGCCGTTCGTTAATTGGTCACCGTCTGGCTGCTaaagttttttttttctttctacGCATATACTCCGGACTACTAGGGGGCATGGATGGTTTTCGTCACCACAAAAAATCGTTTCTTGTTCGTATTATTAACTGCATATAATACAATATCATGCGGTCAAGATAGACCTTTTCTCTCCTAAAAGAAATTATCTATGGCTAGGGCAAATTCTCCGCTTCAGACTTCACCGGCGAGCCCGCGGGTTCGCCTCTCCTCTACCCGGCGCTCCATCGGTGGTGGGGAGGGGGATATGGGTGTCTTTGTTTCGGCTAGTAGTTTAGGTTAAGGGCTTTTTAGTACTTGCAAACGTGGCACTCCGATAGATGACGACGTTTCTTCTGCATGTTTGTCTTCCAAGATCTAATCCTCGCCAAGTTTGTCCATCTAGATGTATGACGGAGCTCTGGCCTGGATTCATGATGTCTTCGTGGAACGGCGAGATTTGGTGTTAGTTGGTTCATATCTATTTGTGGGTTCATCGACGACGATTGCGGCTCTATGGCGCTGGTCCTTAGGGACAAGTGCATGAGGACTTTTTCTGGCTGTTATCGACAAGGTCAAGCCGGTTTCGGTAGGGGAGTGGCGACAGAGATGAGTCGATGGACCATTCTGGCGGCGGTAGTGGTCATTTGGTGGTCTAGAGACCTCGACGTATTTTTATTGTGTTTGAGGTGTTTTGTACTTCTGATGAACTTTTATAATAAATCTAAATCTTTCGCAAAAATACAATCAAAGCACCAAGTGTATATTCATACAACATATATGTTAGACCTACCACAATGAAGAGTAACATAAACTAGTATCATATGCTTGACAATTTTCATGCCATATGGGATAGCAATTCTTCGCTGGTGAAAAAATAAACAAGTCTAACATTTGAAGGTAACATTTGGGCGTTCGactctctttttttttttgcgcAGGTCAAAATGCTTAAGTTTTTCCCCTGAAAATTTGCATGTACCATTTGGGTGTGACATTGAACACATCTATATTTTTTAATTTGTTTGACATTTGTAAAATCCATTTTTGGCATGCAGGAGCATGTGCTCCATAGAGCCAAAATGGATTCCGCATGTGCAATACAtagtactccatccgttcctaaatatttgcctttttagagatttcaaatggactaccacatacgatgtatatagacatattttagagtgtagctTCACtgattttgcttcgtatgtagtcacttgttgaaatctctacaaagacaaatatttaggaacggagggagtatcataCAATAGTATCATGTTATCACTACATTTGTTGATTTATAAAGTCTCAATTTAAAGTGCActtcatttatttatttttattttaaaaatCTTTTGACGTGCCATGGTACTGTGCCATATACTAGAACCTTCTGTAAAATAATTAATTGATGTGCCACATCATATTTTTGTTTACGTGGTAATGCATCATATTctgaagctcctgctgtgagAGGTCTTACACGAACAATGCAACTTGTGGCAATGTTAGTAACTGTCATGGGTCCCGACCAGAAGAGATTTAGCGAGTGGTTTCCATCTCACTTGTTTTGTTTCAAGGGGTTGTCTCATTTAGATGGCTTCTTTTAGGACTTCTGGATCGATCCCTAGCTGAGGGCTCGCTTGCGGACAGGGCGAAGGTGGCTGTGACATAGGATGACGAGACAATGGTTGAGAAGGTGGTGGGGGGAGTGGATGGTTGTTGGGTAAGGAGGTGGTTTCCATCTTTGCCTCTTGATAATACTAAATTTTGTAGTGAATGCAAAATGTTTTAATTGTGAAGTACTAGCCCCCTGCTAAGATATTAGAAATGCAAAACCACATTGTGAACTATAAGTTATGCAATCATAAACATTTATCTCAAGTTTGAAAAGGAGGTAAAACTCTTAGAAATTGACGTATATAGATTAGGTGAATGGTTAATGTTGCACACCTTTTATGTTGGATTGAACCATACATATGAATAATTGTTAGATTCATCTACAGATGACACCTTTAGAAGCATGACACAAGCTCAAGCTCAAAATGTTTGGGTGGCATGATGGAATATTATGTCAAATGACATATTGAGAGGGTTCCAACTACAATGCTAAACTCTACCCAGGAGGTTCAAAGTTAAAATGCCAAACCTGGTATGCATATGTCTATGTTTTCTATTAATAATGCATCATCTAGCACTTATGATATTTCTAATTTCGTGAACTTGTTGAGCGAAATAAAGAAcatgttgttggaaatatgccctagaggcaataataaaattgttattattatatttctttgttcatgataattgtctattgttcatgctataattgtgttatccggaaatcgtaatacatgtgtgaatacatagaccacaacacgtccctagtgagcctctagttgactagctcgttaatcaaaagatagtcatggtttcctgactatggacattggatgtcattgataacgggatcacatcattaggagaatgatgtgatggacaagacccaatcctaagcatagctcaaagatcgtgcaGTTCGTTttctgtagcttttccgaatgtcaagtatcatttccttagaccatgagattaagcaactcccggataccgtaggagtgccttgggtgtgccaaacgtcacaacgtaactgggtgactataaaggtacattacaggtatctccgaaagtatctgttgggttggcacgaatcgagactgggatttgtcactccgtatgacggagaggtatctctgggcccactcggtaatgcatcatcataatgagctcaatgtgaccaagtggttgatcacgggatcatgcattacggcacgagtaaagtgacttgccggtaacgagattgaacgaggtattgggataccgacgatcgagtctcaggcaagtaacgtatcaattgacaaagggaattgtatacggattgattgaatcctcgacatcgtggttcatccgatgagatcatcgtggagcatgtgggagccaacatgggtatccagatcccgctgttggttattgaccggagaggcgtctcggtcatgtctgcatgtctcccgaacccgtagggtctacacacttaaggttcggtgacgctagggttgtagagatattagtatgcagtaacccgaaagttgttcggagtcccggatgagatcacagacgtcacgaggagttccggaatggtccggaggtaaagatttatatatgggaagtcaagttttggccatcgggaaggtttcgggggttaccggtattgtaccgggaccaccggaagggtcccgggggtccaccgggtggggccacctatcccggagggccccatgggctactTGATTTATTTTGTTTAATATTGCATCAGATTTGAACTATTTCATAGCCTCCCACCCTATGAAAACTACTTCTTCTCTAATGTGAGATGTTGCTCGGTCCACAAAGGCCAACATTTTGAAAATAACTACCAGTTGCAGGACACCAGTTCTAAGGCAGAAGGTGCACTAGGCATCAGTAACTTAAAAGCAATAAACAAAAGCCTAATTCTTGCTGCATCCTGGAGGTTAGCTAAAGACCCTTCTTCTCATTTATATCATGTTCTTCAGGCTAAATACTTTCCTATTACTACTATTTGGAAGGCCACTGTGGCCCCTCCTAAGTCAGCTTTTTGGGCTTCTGTTTTAAAAATGCTACCCAAACTGAAAGATCATGCTTTATATCAGCTTACTAAAGGAAGCATATCTTTGTGGAGTATGCCTTGGTGTCCTTTTTGGAATTCCATTCATGATTTTCTTATTCCTTAACAAGTAGGTTttctttatccttctttggtTAGAGATCTTTGGCTGCCGAGGCAAAAAAATTGGAATCATCAACTAATTTTCTCTTTATTTCAGCAGCCTCTTGCTTCTCATATAATTAACATTGATATCATTAAGAATAATAATGAAGATATGCTCTGTTGACCCTTGGCTCCTAAGGGGTTTTGTTCTGCTAAAGCTGCCTACAACCTTTGTTTGCAAGCCATTCACTCTCATCCTAGAACTGCTCCTCTTCAGGTTTCTCTTGAGTTAAAAAACTTTCTCAAAGTCATTTGGAAGCAGAAAAATTTGTTGCCTAAAGTCCAAACTTTTGCTTGGAGGCTTCTTAGTANNNNNNNNNNNNNNNNNNNNNNNNNNNNNNNNNNNNNNNNNNNNNNNNNNNNNNNNNNNNNNNNNNNNNNNNNNNNNNNNNNNNNNNNNNNNNNNNNNNNNNNNNNNNNNNNNNNNNNNNNNNNNNNNNNNNNNNNNNNNNANNNNNNNNNNNNNNNNNNNNNNNNNNNNNNNNNNNNNNNNNNNNNNNNNNNNNNNNNNNNNNNNNNNNNNNNNNNNNNNNNNNNNNNNNNNNNNNNNNNNNNNNNNNNNNNNNNNNNNNNNNNNNNNNNNNNNNNNNNNNNNNN contains:
- the LOC125534332 gene encoding tryptophan decarboxylase 1-like produces the protein MGSLGTNPMSFSAIPDDKAAFEPLNPEDVRAYLHKAVDFISDYYTNIESMPVLPNVKPGYLQDELSASPPTYSAPFDVTMKELRTSVVPGMTHWASPNFFAFFPSTNSAAAIAGDLIASAMNTVGFTWQASPAATEMEVLALDWLAQLLRLPTTFMNRTSTGRGTGGGVILGTTSEAMLVTLVAARDAVLRRSGSVGVSGVPRLAVYAADQTHSTFFKACRLAGFDPANIRSIPTGPETNYGLDPTKLLEVMQADADAGLVPTYVCTTVGTTSSNAVDPVGDVADVAAMFSAWVHVDAAYAGSACICPEFRHHLDGVERVDSISMSPHKWLLTCLDCTCLYVRDAHRLSDSLETNPEYLKNDATESGEVTDLKDMQVGVGRRFRGLKLWMVMRTYGTAKLQEHIRSDVAMAKMFEDFVRADDRFEVVVPRNFALVCFRIKASGAMTEKDADEANRVLMENLNKTGKAYLAHTVVGDKFVLRFAVGSSLQEERHVRSAWDLIKKTTSSIMD